In the genome of Solanum stenotomum isolate F172 unplaced genomic scaffold, ASM1918654v1 scaffold15228, whole genome shotgun sequence, one region contains:
- the LOC125850217 gene encoding uncharacterized protein LOC125850217, whose protein sequence is MREQQSIQAAFYKLDDKSKYEYRVWLNASIDVVRLLLNQGFVFRGHDESESSLNKGNFLVVISWLAARCDAIKLFVLEKAPKNNKMTSHDIQKDIVSACKIETVKAIIEDINSDYFALLVDESRDVSREEQLTICLRYVDKMEFVMEAFIGLVHIKDTSALSLKKAIVDVLAHHSLTSSNVHGQCYDGASNIQGDLGGLKTLIRQESRSSHSVHCFAHQPQLTLVAVSKKCVQVGELVLLIANILNVFGASFKRVDNF, encoded by the coding sequence ATGCGAgaacaacaatccattcaagcCGCATTTTACAAGTTGGATGATAAAAGTAAGTATGAATATCGGGTTTGGTTAAACGCTTCAATCGATGTGGTAAGACTTCTCTTGAATCAAGGTTTTGTATTTCGTGGTCATGACGAGAGTGAATCGTCATTGAACAAGGGTAATTTTCTTGTAGTTATTTCTTGGTTAGCTGCTAGATGTGATGCAATTAAACTTTTTGTGTTAGAAAAagctccaaaaaataataaaatgacttCTCATGACATCCAAAAAGATATTGTGTCTGCGTGTAAGATTGAAACAGTTAAGGCTATAATAGAGGATATAAATAGTGACTACTTTGCTTTATTGGTTGATGAATCTAGAGACGTGTCACGCGAAGAGCAATTGACTATTTGTCTAAGATATGTTGACAAAATGGAGTTTGTGATGGAGGCATTTATTGGACTTGTTCATATTAAAGATACTAGTGCTTTATCTCTAAAGAAAGCAATTGTAGATGTACTTGCTCACCATTCTTTGACTTCATCTAATGTACATGGGCAATGTTACGATGGGGCAAGCAATATTCAAGGTGATCTAGGTGGTCTTAAAACGTTGATTAGACAAGAAAGTAGATCGTCTCATTCTGTTCATTGTTTTGCTCATCAACCTCAATTGACTCTTGTTGCGGTTTCTAAAAAGTGTGTTCAAGTAGGTGAACTTGTATTATTAATTGCAAATATTTTGAATGTGTTTGGAGCTTCTTTTAAACGTGTGGATAATTTTTGA
- the LOC125850218 gene encoding uncharacterized protein LOC125850218, translating into MALDELEMGRGLNQELGLVKTCDTRWGSHYKSFENFISSFDSIVDVLDTLVENASTLEERASASKFLRSYQTFETIFLLHLMTDVLGITNDLNVSLQKKAQDIANAMILVKVAKRRLQALRNNEWDPLLKKNIGWDLFKEKVDTFCIKHDISLPNFDDPYANFGRSRRKVVICTTLHHYCGDVIYKIIDWQLQELNDRFNEVTSDYLMEYLA; encoded by the coding sequence ATGGCATTGGATGAACTAGAAATGGGTAGAGGGTTGAATCAAGAACTTGGTCTTGTTAAAACCTGTGATACTCGTTGGGGATCTCACTACAAGTCATTTGAAAACTTTATTAGTAGCTTTGACTCTATTGTTGATGTACTTGATACTCTtgttgaaaatgcaagtactTTGGAAGAAAGAGCAAGCGCATCGAAATTTCTTAGAAGTTATCAAACATTTGAGACTATTTTCTTGTTGCATTTGATGACAGATGTTTTAGGAATCACAAATGATCTTAATGTTTCATTACAGAAAAAAGCGCAAGACATTGCAAATGCCATGATTCTTGTAAAGGTAGCAAAGAGAAGGTTGCAAgctttaagaaataatgaatGGGATCctctcttaaaaaaaaatattggatgGGATTTATTTAAAGAAAAGGTAGACACATTTTGTATCAAGCATGACATTTCATTACCCAATTTTGATGATCCATATGCTAATTTTGGGAGATCACGACGTAAAGTAGTTATTTGTACTACTTTGCATCATTATTGTGGGGATGTGATTTATAAAATCATTGATTGGCAACTACAAGAACTTAATGATCGTTTCAATGAGGTGACAAGTGATTACTTAATGGAGTATCTTGCTTGA